The nucleotide window TGGAGTCGAGAAGAATTGTATAAGATTGAACACAAAACCAAACTTATATATACTGTTTCATTTAATATAAGGGAATATTACTAAAAAGTATAGAAATATTACTAAAAGATGCAAGGAAAAACTTTTTCTGAATCAAAATCGCGGAATACAGATCAACCTGTATAAGAACTAGTTGTTCTTGATCCTTTAGTATACAAATTTGGAGAAGGGATATTATTCCCTTCTCTTTTTGCGCCAATACAACTGTTTTTTAATGTTCCTAAAGAGCTAGTACCAGACATCTCGTTTTTGGTACCATGTGGGGTTTCCTTTTAATATTGGTTGGTATCGTTTTTAAAGCTCTTCTCAAATAAGATGAGCTTTAATAATAATATACACTTTCTATATTATATACTTTATTACATTTAATAATTATATATTAAATTTTTATTAATATTATTCTTTTTTAATATTACTATTACTGCACCCATTAGCGTTTTAGTTAATCTGTATTAATGTACAGGTTAAACAATATGCATTACAATTTTTAAAAAAGAAGAGGTTTAGAGGACCCTGGAACTGACCTTCCGCAGATATCTTCAAAAAAATTTCATAAACATAGTTTTTCTCAAAAACTCTGCATTTTGTTTTTGGATTAACCAAATTTCACCCAATTTCGGCAGTGTCGCGAATTTTCTGTAAATTCAAAGTCAATTTTTTGGACAAGGCATGTGAAACTCATTTACTGATCTCGAATTTTTGACTCAAAAACATATTAAATTTGTAATTTTGTAGAAAAAATTTTCACACTGTCCAATTTCCCCTTAAAACTCCTCGGAAATACGTAGTTTTTAGCATATAACCTATGCATTTTGCTCACATATCTGTGAATATATTAACAAAAATCGGATTTAAAAATCACATTTGTTCATGGGCTTTACCTAAAAACCTATGCACACGGTGTAAAGTGAATTTACAGAAATTTTATTACACTATCATTTTTACTGAAAAATTAAAACATTGCAAAAAAGATTCCACAATAATAATATATAATCCTAAACAGATAATTCAATCACATAAAGGAAGGTAATTACCATGGCAAAACCTATAGAATTAGGGCTTGTTCTTGAAGGAGAAGACGCAAAGGAGTTTTTCAGGAACGAAAAAAATCCTATAGTTTCAAAGAAACTCGTTGAAATGTTCAAGCGTGCAAAGAAAATAAATGAGCAAAATAGGTCTTAAGCTTGAACTCTATAATTCCAGATTCCGAGCTCCGGACAATACCACTTAATAAAACTCATAATCTTTCTTCTTTTAGTTGTTTGAGTCAGGAATTAAATGATTTTCTTAAAAGCGATGCGTTGATTGATCAGAATAATATGATTAGTCGAACTCGTTTGTGCTTTTGGAATAAAGAATTGGTAGGATTTTTTACTCTTATTGCAGATACAATTGAAGCTAAAGCCGTAATAGATGGGCTTGAGCATTATGAATACCGTAAATATCCTGGCGTTAAAATTGCAAGATTGGCAGTTGATTCCAGATTTAAACGAAAAGGAATAGGAACATATCTATTACTAGCAGCAATAGGCAAAACCTTATCAGTTTGTGAAAATATAGGATGTAGATACATTCTAGTTGATTCAAAAAAAGAATCAATCGGCTTCTATCAAAAAAATGAGTTTAAACTTGTAGAAAAATATAAAGATCGCCAATTTGTTCCTATGTATCTTAACATACAGCCTATAATTGCCGAAAGTGGAAGTTTTGACTCTAATGATTTTGTTTTATCCTGAGAGCCTATCCCAAAAGCCATTTAGTTCTTAATCATCAAGAATTTTCAGGATTGTTGTCATGATCAGAAACTTGAGTGATCATTCGAAATACAGGATTCAGAGAAGCAATTTTTAGTTTTAGGATCAGCTCTTTAAAAAAGAAGAGATTTAGAGGATATTGGAACTGACCTTCCGCAGATGTCTTCAAAAATAACATTTTTCTGTTATCGTTTCAAATATGGTCGTATTCTTAGGCTCACTGTTTGACTTTTAAAATATGTCTTTTTACATCTTATTTTAAAAATATCTCAAAGCAGCCTAGAATTATAAGCTTTTTTACTGTTAATGGAAACACAAAAACGCAGAGAGAAAGGGATCTCAGAAAATTTAAAAATGAAGTAATTTTCCCAATAAACAACTGAGTAACATAAAAAAATATGTGCCCTGCATATCCGGATAACAGTTTTGTTTTTTATTATAGTACATCGATAAATCAAAAGAGTTAAGCTGTATAAGATGTTAAACAGTGATTGATACAATGAGTGATTCAATGATAAAAAACCGAACAGTTGCTATCTTTGTAGCTATATGTTTAATCTTGGGAACCGTCCCTTTTGCGTTAGGTGCTACATCTCAAACAAGTAGTTCAACCTCCAACACAGTTTATATCAGTGCTTTGGATGTTGGTGCTCCTAAGGAAACTGCAAATCAAGAGTATGTTAAAATTACAAATAAAGGAACAAAAGCAGTAAGCATGAAAGGTTGGAAAATCACAGATAAAGGCGCTAAACATACC belongs to Methanosarcina barkeri 3 and includes:
- a CDS encoding GNAT family N-acetyltransferase — encoded protein: MSQELNDFLKSDALIDQNNMISRTRLCFWNKELVGFFTLIADTIEAKAVIDGLEHYEYRKYPGVKIARLAVDSRFKRKGIGTYLLLAAIGKTLSVCENIGCRYILVDSKKESIGFYQKNEFKLVEKYKDRQFVPMYLNIQPIIAESGSFDSNDFVLS
- a CDS encoding lamin tail domain-containing protein, whose protein sequence is MSDSMIKNRTVAIFVAICLILGTVPFALGATSQTSSSTSNTVYISALDVGAPKETANQEYVKITNKGTKAVSMKGWKITDKGAKHTYKFSSSYTLKAKSTVTLYTGKGKNTATKLYWGRVAHVWNNEGDTAYLYNAQGKLVSSKTVKVK